In one window of Arachis ipaensis cultivar K30076 chromosome B06, Araip1.1, whole genome shotgun sequence DNA:
- the LOC107645574 gene encoding 60S ribosomal protein L21-1, translated as MPAGHGLRSRTRDSFSRPFRKKGTIALTTYLRTYHIGDYVDIKVNGAVHKGMPHKFYHGRTGRVWNVTKRAIGVEVNKQVGNRIIRKRIHVRVEHVMPSRCTEEFRLRKINNDKLKAEAKANGQKISTKRQPEGPKPGFMVEGATLETVTPIPYDVVNDLKGGY; from the exons ATGCCGGCTGGTCATGGTTTGAGGTCACGCACCAGAGACTCGTTCTCTCGTCCATTCAGGAAGAAGGGTACCATCGCCCTCACCACCTACCTCAGGACCTATCACATCGGCGACTACGTCGACATCAAGGTCAATGGTGCTGTCCACAAGGGTATGCCTCACAAGTTCTACCATGGCCGAACCGGTCGTGTCTGGAACGTCACTAAGCGCGCCATTGGTGTCGAGGTCAACAAGCAG GTGGGGAATAGAATAATCAGGAAGAGAATTCATGTGCGTGTAGAGCATGTTATGCCTTCGAGGTGCACTGAGGAGTTCCGCCTCAGGAAGATCAACAATGACAAACTGAAGGCTGAGGCAAAGGCTAATGGACAAAAGATCAGTACCAAGAGACAGCCTGAGGGACCTAAACCTGGATTCATGGTTGAAGGTGCCACATTAGAGACTGTGACTCCCATTCCATATGATGTTGTCAATGATCTTAAAGGAGGGTATTAG
- the LOC107645576 gene encoding sister-chromatid cohesion protein 3 encodes MEDPAPTSEASIRRSKRNRAPTRKQVAREAEAENREKAGEASDHAERESSPDEFDEGRPKSKRARASEGTSSVAHKAADLRLIEVVKGNGKLIPHAVKLWVERYEKDSKPAMVELLTMLFEACGAKYYDKGDLVDETDVDDVVVALVSCAKKGEAEDYQNSKKREFKNFKENLESFWENLVRDCQHGPLFDKVLFDKCMDYIIALSCTPPRVYRQVASLMGLRLVTSYISIANMLRSQRETTRRQLDAEKKKKTEGPRVESLNNRFSDTHEKITLLEEMMRKIFTGLFVHRYRDIDPNIRMSCIESLGEWILSYPSLFLQDLYLKYLGWTLNDKNAGVRKASINALQNLYEVDDNVPTLGLFTERFSGRMIELAEDIDVSVAVCAIGLVKQLLRHQLIPEDDLGSLYDLLIVDTPEIRHAIGALVYDHLIAQKFSTSQSGSRGETGNSSEVHLKRMLRILEEFPQDPILSIYVIDDVWEYMKAMKDWKCIISMLLDENPSAELSDNDATNLVRLLCASVKKAVGERIVPATDNRKQYHTKAQKEVFENNKQDISVAMMKSYPLLLRKFISDKAKVSSLVEIVLYMNLELYSLKRQEQNFKNMLQLMKEVFFKHGDKEPLRACVKAINFCCIGSQGELQDFARNKLKELEDELISKLKSAIKEVVDGGDEYSLLVNSKRLYELQLSKSVPIHSIYGDIVTVLRDFRNMEDEVVCFLLLNMYMHLAWALHFIENEECVSEASLVSVISKRDTLLQELEYYLNMATDSKEGGRLGSELGCRVCTILVETWFLFRSTLFSKTKLEKLGYAPSADMLQKFWELCQQQLNVSDEMEEEDVNREYAEELNRDAVMLAAGKLIANDVVPKEYLASEIISHYVMHGASVAEIVKNLITVLKKKEDDLATIFFEALKKAYHQHIVDISDSENDPSESNSFSGCKDLAARLSGTFVGAARVKHRLDILKIVRDGIEYAFVEAPKHLSFLEAAVLQFVSKLPAADVLEIMKVVQNRTANVNTDENPSGWRPYYTFIDILREKYAKNEGFQDEREGVAVRRRGRPPKRQNIPGKKLFDEQSSSEDEDSISASEQDGQDEGGKEDEDDEDAPLIHSIRPSSKLRSLGKAGNSARAADNLSASRTSAASN; translated from the exons ATGGAAGATCCAGCTCCAACCTCCGAAGCTTCCATTCGCCGTTCC AAGAGAAACAGAGCTCCGACTCGAAAACAAGTAGCTCGGGAAGCCGAGGCCGAGAACCGCGAGAAGGCCGGCGAGGCCAGCGACCATGCCGAACGAGAGAGCTCGCCTGATGAATTTGACGAAGGGCGCCCAAAATCCAAGCGGGCTCGTGCCTCCGAAGGAACTTCCAGCGTCGCCCACAAAGCTGCTGATCTGAGATTGATTG AGGTAGTGAAAGGCAATGGCAAACTCATTCCTCATGCGGTCAAGCTCTGGGTTGAACGCTATGAGAAGGATTCAAAGCCTGCGATGGTTGAGCTCTTGACAATGCTGTTTGAG GCATGTGGAGCCAAGTATTATGACAAAGGTGATCTCGTGGATGAGACTGATgttgatgatgttgttgttgCTCTTGTCAGTTGTGCAAAGAAG GGCGAAGCAGAAGATTATCAAAATTCCAAAAAGAGGGAGTTCAAAAACTTCAAAGAGAATCTAGAATCATTCTGGGAAAATTTGGTTCGTGATTGTCAGCATGGCCCATTATTTGATAAGGTTTTATTTGACAAGTGCATGGACTATATCATTGCACTTTCATG CACCCCTCCAAGAGTTTATCGTCAAGTTGCCTCATTGATGGGTCTTCGGCTTGTCACATCATACATTAGTATTGCTAATATGCTTCGTTCACAAAGAGAGACTACTCGTAGACAACTGGAtgctgaaaaaaagaaaaaaactgagGGACCTCGGGTGGAATCACTAAATAATAGGTTTTCTGATACTCATGAAAAAATAACATTGTTGGAGGAGATGATGCGCAAGATATTTACTGG GTTATTTGTGCATCGCTATAGAGACATTGACCCAAATATCAGGATGTCATGCATTGAGTCACTGGGTGAATGGATCCTGTCATATCCATCACTTTTCTTGCAGGATTTGTACCTAAAATATCTTGGCTGGACACTGAATGACAAA AATGCCGGGGTAAGAAAGGCTTCCATAAATGCACTTCAGAATCTTTATGAAGTGGATGACAATGTACCAACCCTAGGTTTATTTACCGAAAGATTTTCTGGCCGGATGATTGAGCTTGCTGAGGACATTGATGTTTCTGTAGCTGTTTGTGCCATTGGTCTTGTCAAGCAACTACTTAG ACATCAACTTATTCCTGAAGATGACTTGGGTTCTTTGTATGATTTGTTGATTGTTGACACCCCAGAAATCAGGCATGCCATTGGTGCATTAGTGTATGATCACTTGATTGCTCAAAAATTTAGTACATCCCAATCAGGATCAAGAG GTGAAACTGGCAATTCTTCTGAGGTCCACCTTAAGAGAATGCTGCGAATCCTGGAGGAGTTCCCACAAGATCCAATTTTGAGTATTTATGTGATAGATGATGTTTGGGAATACATGAAAGCTATGAAG GATTGGAAGTGCATCATATCCATGCTTCTCGATGAAAATCCATCGGCTGAGCTCTCTGATAATGATGCAACAAACTTGGTGCGACTCTTGTGTGCATCTGTGAAGAAGGCTGTTGGAGAGCGGATTGTACCTGCTACTGACAACAGAAAGCAATACCACACCAAAGCCCAAAAA GAagtatttgaaaataataaacaGGACATATCTGTTGCTATGATGAAGAGTTACCCGTTACTCTTGCGGAAGTTTATTTCAGATAAAGCAAAAGTGTCATCTCTGGTTGAGATTGTTTTGTACATGAACCTTGAGCTTTATTCCTTGAAGAGGCAGGAGCAG AATTTCAAAAATATGCTCCAGCTTATGAAAGAAGTGTTTTTTAAGCATGGTGACAAGGAACCTCTGAGAGCTTGTGTAAAGGCAATTAATTTTTGTTGCATAGGAAGTCAAGGGGAATTGCAAGATTTTGCGCGTAATAAGTTAAAGGAACTTGAGGATGAACTTATCTCTAAGCTGAAATCTGCAATTAAAGAAGTAGTG GATGGTGGTGATGAATATTCTCTTCTTGTAAACTCTAAGAGGTTGTATGAACTCCAGTTGTCAAAATCAGTGCCTATCCATAGCATATATGGAGACATTGTAACGGTGTTACGTGATTTTAGAAATATGGAGGATGAG GTTGTCTGTTTCCTGCTTCTGAACATGTATATGCATCTAGCTTGGGCTCTACATTTTATCGAAAATGAAGAATGTGTTTCTGAAGCATCTTTAGTTTCTGTTATTTCTAAGCGCGATACCTTGTTACAAGAACTTGAATACTATCTTAACATGGCTACTGACAGCAAGGAAGGGGGTAGACTCGGAAGTGAGCTAGGTTGCAGA GTGTGCACTATACTTGTAGAAACATGGTTCTTATTTAGAAGCACACTTTTCTCCAAGACAAAGCTGGAAAAATTAGGATATGCGCCAAGTGCAGACATGCTTCAAAAGTTTTGGGAACTTTGTCAACAACAACTTAATGTATCAG ACGAGATGGAAGAGGAAGATGTCAACAGAGAGTATGCCGAGGAGTTAAATAGAGATGCTGTTATGCTTGCTGCTGGAAAACTGATTGCTAATGATGTTGTTCCAAAG GAATATCTTGCTTCTGAGATCATTTCTCACTATGTAATGCATGGGGCAAGTGTTGCTGAGATTGTAAAGAATCTGATCACAGTtctgaagaaaaaagaagatgatTTAGCCACCATTTTTTTTGAAGCACTTAAAAAG GCATACCATCAACATATTGTGGATATCTCTGACAGCGAAAATGACCCTTCAGAAAGCAACTCCTTCTCAGGATGTAAAGATCTGGCTGCTCGGCTCTCTGGAACATTTGTTGGTGCTGCCAGGGTCAAGCACAGGTTAGACATTTTAAAAATTGTCAGGGATGGCATTGAATATGCTTTTGTTGAAGCTCCGAAACACTTGTCATTTCTGGAAGCAGCAGTGCTCCAGTTTGTGTCAAAACTCCCTGCAGCAGATGTGTTGGAAAT TATGAAGGTTGTTCAAAATCGAACAGCAAATGTCAATACTGATGAAAATCCAAGTGGTTGGCGTCCCTATTACACATTTATTGACATCCTACGTGAAAAATATGCAAAGAATGAAGGGTTTCAAG atgaGAGGGAAGGGGTTGCTGTACGGCGCAGGGGTCGTCCTCCTAAGAGGCAGAACATACCAGGAAAGAAACTTTTTGATGAGCAAAGTTCAAGTGAGGACGAGGACTCCATTAGTGCATCTGAACAAGATGGACAAGATGAAGGTGGAAAGGAAGATGAGGATGACGAAGACGCTCCTTTGATACATTCAATCAGACCATCATCTAAGTTAAGATCGCTGGGAAAGGCAGGGAATTCTGCAAGAGCTGCAGATAATTTATCTGCTTCTAGAACATCAG CTGCATCAAACTAA
- the LOC107645577 gene encoding NPL4-like protein 2 — MMLRIRSRDGLERVAVENPHATVSQLKSIIQTQLGIPVENQTLSTNQNLLLSKSLEDLVRFTDMTNPDATLSSLGVSHGSILFLSYAGDRRGVPGPPAAFSPAGSFGRKMTMDDLIAKQMRVTRQEQPHCELVSFDRDCANAFQNYVNETLAFAVKRGGFMYGTVSEEGKVEVDFIYEPPQQGTEENLVIFRDPEEEKLVDAIAVGLGMRKVGFIFTQTISQDKKDYTLSNREVLQAAEFHSESGLKEWVTAVVKLEVNEDSMGADVHFEAFQMSDMCVRLFKEGWFETEIKDDDDPKLSKMKKEVVVGVKDTKEVDNDFFLVVVKIFDHQGPLTSTFPIENRNNLVTMKALKSHLDRSKNLPFVKRISDFHLLLVLARVLDLAADVPALTECVQTQTSVPEGYQILIESMASAA; from the exons ATGATGCTCAGAATCAGAAGCCGCGACGGCCTCGAGCGAGTAGCAGTGGAAAACCCTCACGCGACAGTTTCTCAACTTAAATCGATTATTCAAACACAACTTGGAATTCCGGTGGAGAATCAAACGCTCTCTACCAATCAGAACCTTCTTCTTTCCAAGTCTCTAGAAGATCTCGTTCGATTCACCGACATGACTAACCCCGACGCTACTCTCTCCTCCCTCGGCGTCTCCCACGGCTCAATCCTCTTCCTCTCCTACGCCGGCGACCGCCGCGGCGTCCCCGGCCCTCCCGCCGCCTTCAGTCCCGCCGGCTCCTTTGGCCGCAAGATGACTATGGATGACCTAATCGCCAAGCAGATGCGCGTCACGCGCCAGGAGCAACCGCACTGCGAGCTCGTCTCGTTCGATCGTGATTGCGCCAACGCGTTCCAGAATTACGTCAACGAAACTCTAGCTTTTGCCGTTAAGCGCGGCGGGTTCATGTACGGCACCGTTTCGGAGGAAGGCAAAGTCGAGGTGGACTTCATCTACGAGCCGCCTCAGCAGGGTACGGAGGAGAATTTGGTAATTTTCAGGGACCCTGAGGAGGAGAAGCTTGTGGATGCTATTGCTGTGGGATTGGGGATGAGGAAGGTAGGGTTTATATTCACGCAGACGATAAGCCAGGACAAGAAGGATTATACTTTATCGAATAGGGAGGTTCTTCAGGCAGCGGAGTTTCATTCGGAGAGTGGGTTGAAGGAGTGGGTCACTGCGGTTGTGAAGTTGGAGGTGAATGAGGATAGTATGGGCGCTGATGTGCACTTTGAGGCGTTTCAGATGAGCGACATGTGTGTTAGGTTGTTTAAGGAAGGGTGGTTTGAGACGGAGATCAAGGACGACGATGATCCTAAGTTGTCTAAGATGaagaaagaagtggttgttgGTGTTAAGGATACTAAAGAAGTTGACAATGATTTCTTCCTTGTGGTTGTTAAAATCTTTGATCATCAG GGTCCTCTTACATCAACATTTCCCATTGAGAACCGAAATAATCTGGTGACAATGAAGGCGCTGAAGAGTCATCTTGATCGGTCAAAAAACCTTCCTTTTGTGAAGCGAATTTCGGATTTTCATCTCCTTCTTGTATTGGCAAGGGTTTTGGACCTGGCTGCCGATGTTCCCGCACTGACAGAATGTGTGCAGACCCAGACTTCGGTACCGGAAGGCTACCAGATCCTTATTGAGTCCATGGCCAGTGCTGCTTGA
- the LOC107646332 gene encoding peroxidase 3 translates to MKTITSFLVVCVLLSCFLGACHGGNLRKNFYRNSCPQAEAIVKTKIQQHVAARPELPAKLIRMHFHDCFVRGCDGSVLLDSTATNKAEKDAIPNLSLAGYDVIDDIKAEIEAKCSGVVSCADILALATRDAFSVQFNNVPLWEVLTGRRDGRVSIASEALANLPPPFFNFTQLKQSFESKKLTVHDLVVLSG, encoded by the exons ATGAAGACAATAACATCTTTCCTCGTAGTTTGTGTGTTACTGTCTTGTTTCCTTGGGGCTTGCCACGGAGGCAACCTTAGGAAAAATTTCTATAGAAATTCCTGTCCTCAAGCTGAAGCTATTGTTAAGACCAAAATCCAACAACACGTTGCTGCAAGGCCTGAATTGCCAGCCAAATTGATTAGGATGCATTTTCATGACTGTTTCGTCAGG GGTTGTGATGGGTCGGTTTTGTTAGACTCAACTGCCACAAACAAAGCGGAGAAGGATGCTATTCCTAATTTATCATTGGCTGGCTATGATGTCATTGATGATATAAAAGCAGAAATTGAAGCAAAATGTTCCGGAGTTGTATCTTGTGCTGACATTCTGGCATTGGCAACTAGAGACGCTTTTTCTGTCCAA TTTAATAATGTGCCTCTGTGGGAAGTGCTTACTGGTAGAAGAGATGGGAGAGTGTCCATAGCAAGTGAAGCCTTGGCCAATCTCCCACCACCTTTCTTCAACTTCACCCAGCTCAAACAAAGCTTCGAAAGTAAAAAACTCACCGTGCATGATCTCGTTGTATTATCAG Gataa